A segment of the Echinicola strongylocentroti genome:
CTTTTATGACGCTGAAGATAACCAAGACCTGGCAGAAGACTTCCTGAAGTCCATCATTACTTATGCCATGGAGCACTGCAAAGCTGACTTAGAGTTCCTTGATAAAAGAGCTGCCGAGGAAAATGCCAAAAAACCTGTCAATGAACGAACTGACCTTGGCCTACTGGATCGCCTTAGGTTTGTGGCCGAGCATGCTTTTGAGCGTGTCACATACACTGAAGCCATTGATATTCTCAGAAATTCCAAGCCAAATAAAAAGAAAAAATTCAATTACCTCATTGAAGAGTGGGGCACTGACCTCCAATCTGAACATGAGCGATTCTTGGTAGAAAAGCACTTCAAAAAGCCCGTTATCCTTACCGACTATCCTAAAGACATCAAGGCTTTTTACATGAAGCAAAATGATGATGGAAAAACGGTCGCAGCCATGGACATTCTATTCCCTGGCATTGGTGAGATCGTTGGCGGCTCACAGCGAGAAGAAAACATGGAAAAACTCACTGGCAGAATGGATGAAATGGGCATAAGTCAGGAAGAACTTTACTGGTACTTGGACACCAGGAGATTTGGCGCCACACCTCATTCTGGTTTTGGTCTTGGTTTTGAAAGAATGGTGCAATTTGTCACTGGAATGGGTAATATCCGAGATGTAATTGCCTTCCCAAGGACTCCTGGAAACGCAGAGTTTTAACCCAAATCAATCCTGTGTATAGCGAATAAAATCAATAAAGCCTGAAGACACTCCACTTCAGGCTTTATTGATTTTATTCTATCCCGGATAATAAAACACCTCACTCGGAAGAGTAGATTTAACCCGGATTATGCGTTAGGAATCGTAGTGAGAGCTGAAATTGCAAGAAAATCAGTTAGTTTGGAGGCATTAGCGTAGCACCGCTACGGTTATGCCAAAAACTAAAGTGAAACGGCTGGTTTTGAAGCAGTTTAAGGTCGCAACAGATAGGCTAATGCATATTCCGGGTTTAATATTGATCCTCTTTAGCCTATATTACAATCAGTCAATCTTAAGTACCAAGTAACTTTTAGGAATAGCTCTGACAATGTCAGTGGCAATCGTCCCTCTTTTTTTGTAAACTGAAGCGATTTCTCCAGCCAGGCCGTGCTGGTAGACTCCACACAAAGTGGCGTTCTCTACAGAATACCCTTGCCCCAAAAAAGAAGTGATCATCCCAGTAAGAACATCCCCCGCCCCACCTGTTGCCATATGTTTGTTTCCTGTAGAGTTGAAAAATTGCCTGCCATCTGGAAAAGAAATGCACGTATGAGCACCTTTAAGAACGACTATACAGCGGTATTTTTTAGAAAAAACCATCGATTTGGACAAACGCTCCTTATGATTGGTGCAAGCCCCTACCAATCGTTCAAATTCTTTTAAATGTGGTGTTAAAACACAATTCTCGTCCAATTCATTCAACAGCTCTTTTTCCTTGGCCAATATGTTGATGGCGTCCGCATCAATCACCTTTGGTCCGTGATACCGGGTAAAAAAATCTTTTAAAAATGATACCGCATCCGAATTGGTTCCCATACCAGGGCCTACCCCTATTGCATCAAACCGTTTTAGTGAATCCTGTGGATAAGACTTACCCAGGTTATTTTCTGATTCAGCAGAAAGAACTTGTGCTTCCGGCAAGGCAATTTGAATGATATTCACTCCACATTGAGGAACTAAACAGGCAGCCAAACCACTCCCTGTACGTAAAGCCGCCTCAGCTGACATTTTGATTGCACCCATTGACCCGTAACTTCCTCCAGCTAACAGCACCCTTCCAAAATCTCCTTTATGCGAAAACCTACTAAAACTAATATGCCTATCTACAACATCCTTCTTTTGCAAATAGAATTTGTTTTCTGAAAACTGACTTAAAAAATTACGGTCAATGCCTATATTCACCACATGTAATTTACCTACGAAAGCAGCATGCTCTGGAAACATGAGGGAAAACTTTGGAAACTGAAAACTTACCGTAACATCTGCCCGAAAAGCCTCACCTTTCAGGCATTCATCGGAAGGTAATCCAGTAGGAATATCCACGGCAACCTTACTTACTTCAGAAAGCCCATTGAGCTTGGTGATCATATGAAGAATATTTCCTTCCAAGGGTCTGTTTACACCTATCCCCAACACGGCATCGATCACAACATTAAGATCAAACTCCATGTGCTTAATATCCTCATCATTCATGGTAATAGCGGGCAATTTATCAGGCAATAGCTCTCGGTTTAGCCTACAGTCTGCTGAAGCACGATCAAAGTCACCAACCAAAAAAACGATGATATCGTAACCTTTTCTCCACAGCAACCTACCAATTGCCAATCCATCACCTCCATTATTACCATGACCACAAAAAATCCCCACCTTGTCATTTCGATGATACTTCTTTTCAAACCATCCACAAAATGCCTGTGCGGCATTTTCCATTAGACGGTGAGAGGAAATCCCCCTATCCGCAATAAAATCTGCATCGAGCTTTTTGACTGACGATCCGGAGATTATTTCTAGCATCTTATTTTTATTAAGCTTTCACTAATTTATATTCGGGAAAGGTCACCCTAAACAGGAACAACATACCAATAATAAAAAAAATACCAAGAACTAGCGAGCTATCCCTCATACTTCCGGTATATTTCTCAATAAAACCATACGAAAATGTTCCAAACACAATAGCTATCTTTTCAGTAACATCATAAAAACTAAAATATGAGGCATTATCCTGACTTCCTTCTGGTATTAATTTGGAATAAGATGACCTGGAAATAGCCTGAATACCTCCCATCACCAAACCCACTACAAATGCCAGGCCATAAAATTCAACTTCGGTAGTCACAAAATAGGCTGATAGGCAAATCCCTACCCAAATAAAAACCATACTCATCAAGGAAAGTTTATTCCCCCTGGTCTTAGCTAACCAACCAAACAAATAACTTCCCGCTATCGCCACTACCTGGATGATCAAGATAGTTACAATCAACTTATCTCCTGCCAAATTCAACTCTTTATCTCCAAAAGAAGCAGCCATATACATGACCGTTTGTACTCCCATACTATAAAAAAGAAAAGCCAACAAGAACTGCTTAAGTTCTGTCCGTTTGGATACAAGCCCAAAAACTTTACGAATCCCCTTATATCCAGACCAAAAAAGTGACTGTTCCGTAAGATTACTTTTGGTATGCTTAGGCAAGTACTTAAATGGAATCGATGCAAAACCTAGCCACCAAATACCGGTGATCAAAAATGACCACCTGGCAGCAGAACTCCCATCTTCTAACATAAACCATGAAGGTTGCTGAATCATCACTAAATTAATGACCAGAAGAATAACACTCCCTATATACCCAAGCGCAAAACCACGGGCACTCAAAATATCATACTCTTCAAAAGTACTGATCTCCGGAAGGAAGGCATTGTAAAAAACAATACTTCCTGCATAGCCAACACTTGCCAAAACACTAAAAATAATACCAAGCTCTAAGTTGCTTCCATCGAAAAAAAATAACCCCATGCATGATGACGCCCCTAAAATGGCAAATATTTTCATAAACAATAACTTCCTACCGCCCGAATCAGCCATACCCGACAGAAGCGGAGACAAAAAAGCTATAACCAAAAACGAAAAAGAAATGGACCATGAATACAGTACCGTATTCACTATCTCAACTCCAAAAAATGTAACTACATCTCCCATTTCTTGCGAAGAAGTGGCATTATTAAAATAAACCGGAAAGATAGTTGAAGTAATGACCAAGCTATATACAGAGTTTGCCCAATCATACATCGCCCATGCAAATTGGACCTTCTTTTTATTTGGTACCATCGTATACAATGCTGTTTAAAACCAAAAAAAGCTATCCGCTTTTGCGGATAGCTTTTTTTCACTAATCAATATTTTTATTAATCTTATTGATCAACTTTCCCTACAGAAGCATACAGGATTTTCCTGGCATCAGCTTCTCTCAGTTCTGACTGAATATCACCTATAGGTCCCATTTTCACGTCCCTATCAGCTTTTAAAGATACATAAATTTGATCTCTCTCAGCTTCTGATAATTTATCCTTTTCTTGGTTTACCCAAAGGACAATATCATTGGTAGTGATCAATGCATCATTAGCTTGTATCCTAGGCTCTGTACCATAGACACTGGGATTTTTGGGTTTTCCTATAAACAAATAAGAAATCAACGATTTTTTCTCAAGCTTCTGAAGCTGCGATGCCTGTGGCAACTTTTGCTCTACTAAAAGCTCTTGCTCTCTCAAAACGGTCGTTACCATGAAGAAGAATAAGAGCATAAAGATGATATCTGGCAATGCAGAAGTCGGGATATTTTCTTCGGTCTTGGTTTTTTTCTTAAACTTTGCCATAATTATTCTCCTCCTTTATCTGGTTCTGCAATTGAAATCGCCATAGGAATATTTTCCTTACCTCTATCCATAAGCTCTTTTTCAGCAGCAGTTCTACTGGACAGTGCCCTGTATTCATCTGCTGTAAGGCCTACTCTTTCGGCATAGATTTCATAATACGCTTTCTTCACTTTGTCAAGTACCTCCAAGTAGAGGTCATAACTTGTACCACGATTTGTCTTAATGGACACTACTGCCTCATTTGGATGGTCGGAAGATTCAGGATCTCTATTTGCCTGCCCTTTAAGAACGGGTGGCAAGCTATTGAACAAATCAATATTCTCCTGATCCGGCTCACCGAAGTTCATCACAAATTCTTTGACTTCCTGATCCAGACCATCTGAGTTGTCCCTGAAATCATCCTCTACCAAGAGTTGGTCATTTGAGTTGATCAATATCTTAAAGATATTTCGCTCATTTTTATCAACTTCTGGTGGTGGTTGATTAGGATCAAGCTTTGGCGGTAGTACGTTGGTAATACCTTTGTCAGAAGCAATTGTCGTAGTTACAAGAAAGAAGATAAGTAGCAAGAAGGCGATATCCGCCATGGATCCTGCATTTACCTCCTGACTCATTCGGCTTTTCTTTCTTGGCATACTAAATTACTTTATAAGTTTATTAAGTTCTGTCGCTACAATACCGACAAGCGCTAGGGCGAACAATGCATAGGTAGTGAATAATATACCACCTACAGCCTTAGAGCTTGATTCGGTGATATTAAAAGGTGCCACGGCATATTTCGGAGCCACTTCATCACTTGCTAGAGAGTAAGCAAGGAAGAACAGTACGGCCACACCGATCACACCAACACCTATCTTAAGCAAACTTTTAGGATTATCAATTGATTTAACCAAAGGCATTAGAATTGCTGCTAGAGCGCCCAAGCCAATCAAAAGATATCCTACATATAACATTATATCGTAAGAATCCATATTGTTAAGTTCTTTGGTTGGTTGTATTTAATTAATCAATTTTTTAAAGCAACTGGCGACCTATTACTTAGTCAGCTTGTGCTTCACAAGGATATCAACCAAAGTAATGGAAGCATCCTCCATATCGTTTACCAAAGAATCGATCTTCGCTACACAATAGTTATAGAAAAGCTGAAGGATAATCGCAACGATCAAACCAGCAACAGTGGTCAAAAGGGCGATTTTAATACCACCTGCTACAAGGGATGGGGAGATATCACCGGCTGCCTCAATAGAGTCAAATGCACCGATCATACCAATTACCGTACCCATGAAACCAAGCATTGGTGCAAGGGAGATAAATAGGGAGATCCATACCAATCCTTTTTCCAAACGGCCCATTTCAACAGAACCATAGGCAATGATTGATTTCTCTACCATTTCGATACCTTCTGAGTATCTCATCAAGCCTTGGGTAAAGATGGAGGCTACTGGACCTTTTGTGCTCTTAGTCACGTCCTTAGCAGCTTCGATACCACCTTGATCAAGTGCATCTTCTACTTTAGCAAGAAGCTTTTTAGTGTTGGTAGTAGCAAGGTTCAGGGTAATGATTCTTTCCAATGCTACTGCAAGACCCAAAATCAAACAGATCAATACAGGAGTCATGAAAGTAGGATCACCTTCGATGAACTTGTCTTTGATTATTTGGTGAAATGGCTGTTCTTCAACTACAACTTCATCATCTGTAACTACAGGAGCAGGGTCAGGAGCCGGAGCTGCTGCTTCCTCCATCATTTCAGTAGTGTCTCCTGCAGAAGCTTCTTCTGAGGCGTCTTGTGCTTTTGTAATAACCGGAGAAATAAGCATTCCGGTAAGCATGAACAAAGCGATTAACTTTTTCATAATTTAGTTTTTAATAGACTTTAAATAAAGGTTAAACGGTTTCTAACTTTAATATTGAGCTTTTAAAGATATAATTTTTTCAATTCAAATAACAAGGGATAATGTTATAATTTTTTTCACCTCGCCTTTTTAATAAATGTTCTTACAAGGTAACTATCTTTTTATGAACTAAAAAAGCTTTACTTAATAAGAATGATTAGTGGTAATATATAAGAGATGGAGTAGTGGAAAGAAAGA
Coding sequences within it:
- a CDS encoding MFS transporter, translated to MVPNKKKVQFAWAMYDWANSVYSLVITSTIFPVYFNNATSSQEMGDVVTFFGVEIVNTVLYSWSISFSFLVIAFLSPLLSGMADSGGRKLLFMKIFAILGASSCMGLFFFDGSNLELGIIFSVLASVGYAGSIVFYNAFLPEISTFEEYDILSARGFALGYIGSVILLVINLVMIQQPSWFMLEDGSSAARWSFLITGIWWLGFASIPFKYLPKHTKSNLTEQSLFWSGYKGIRKVFGLVSKRTELKQFLLAFLFYSMGVQTVMYMAASFGDKELNLAGDKLIVTILIIQVVAIAGSYLFGWLAKTRGNKLSLMSMVFIWVGICLSAYFVTTEVEFYGLAFVVGLVMGGIQAISRSSYSKLIPEGSQDNASYFSFYDVTEKIAIVFGTFSYGFIEKYTGSMRDSSLVLGIFFIIGMLFLFRVTFPEYKLVKA
- a CDS encoding ExbD/TolR family protein, producing the protein MPRKKSRMSQEVNAGSMADIAFLLLIFFLVTTTIASDKGITNVLPPKLDPNQPPPEVDKNERNIFKILINSNDQLLVEDDFRDNSDGLDQEVKEFVMNFGEPDQENIDLFNSLPPVLKGQANRDPESSDHPNEAVVSIKTNRGTSYDLYLEVLDKVKKAYYEIYAERVGLTADEYRALSSRTAAEKELMDRGKENIPMAISIAEPDKGGE
- a CDS encoding MotA/TolQ/ExbB proton channel family protein; the protein is MKKLIALFMLTGMLISPVITKAQDASEEASAGDTTEMMEEAAAPAPDPAPVVTDDEVVVEEQPFHQIIKDKFIEGDPTFMTPVLICLILGLAVALERIITLNLATTNTKKLLAKVEDALDQGGIEAAKDVTKSTKGPVASIFTQGLMRYSEGIEMVEKSIIAYGSVEMGRLEKGLVWISLFISLAPMLGFMGTVIGMIGAFDSIEAAGDISPSLVAGGIKIALLTTVAGLIVAIILQLFYNYCVAKIDSLVNDMEDASITLVDILVKHKLTK
- a CDS encoding ExbD/TolR family protein, whose protein sequence is MAKFKKKTKTEENIPTSALPDIIFMLLFFFMVTTVLREQELLVEQKLPQASQLQKLEKKSLISYLFIGKPKNPSVYGTEPRIQANDALITTNDIVLWVNQEKDKLSEAERDQIYVSLKADRDVKMGPIGDIQSELREADARKILYASVGKVDQ
- a CDS encoding NAD(P)H-hydrate dehydratase, with the protein product MLEIISGSSVKKLDADFIADRGISSHRLMENAAQAFCGWFEKKYHRNDKVGIFCGHGNNGGDGLAIGRLLWRKGYDIIVFLVGDFDRASADCRLNRELLPDKLPAITMNDEDIKHMEFDLNVVIDAVLGIGVNRPLEGNILHMITKLNGLSEVSKVAVDIPTGLPSDECLKGEAFRADVTVSFQFPKFSLMFPEHAAFVGKLHVVNIGIDRNFLSQFSENKFYLQKKDVVDRHISFSRFSHKGDFGRVLLAGGSYGSMGAIKMSAEAALRTGSGLAACLVPQCGVNIIQIALPEAQVLSAESENNLGKSYPQDSLKRFDAIGVGPGMGTNSDAVSFLKDFFTRYHGPKVIDADAINILAKEKELLNELDENCVLTPHLKEFERLVGACTNHKERLSKSMVFSKKYRCIVVLKGAHTCISFPDGRQFFNSTGNKHMATGGAGDVLTGMITSFLGQGYSVENATLCGVYQHGLAGEIASVYKKRGTIATDIVRAIPKSYLVLKID